A single window of Chitinophaga sp. XS-30 DNA harbors:
- a CDS encoding GNAT family N-acetyltransferase → MKQTIDLDSIQIRTALKPGDLGYIIYRHGKLYSTEYDYGISFETYVGAGLHEFYQNYDDQLDRVWICEHNNNIIGFVLLMHRGNDTAQLRYFYLEPEYRGIGLGKKLMQLYMDFLKEKGYRHAYLWTTHELHAASSLYQRHGFRLTEEKKSTAFGKPLREQRYDLSI, encoded by the coding sequence ATGAAACAAACGATTGATCTGGATAGTATTCAGATAAGAACAGCGCTGAAGCCCGGGGATCTCGGATATATCATTTACAGGCATGGCAAGCTGTATAGTACGGAGTATGACTACGGTATATCTTTTGAAACCTATGTGGGGGCCGGCCTGCATGAGTTCTATCAAAACTATGATGATCAGCTGGACCGGGTGTGGATATGCGAACACAACAATAATATCATCGGTTTTGTGTTGCTGATGCACCGGGGCAATGACACCGCGCAACTTCGTTATTTCTACCTCGAGCCGGAATACAGAGGTATTGGTTTGGGGAAAAAGCTCATGCAGCTTTACATGGATTTCCTCAAAGAAAAAGGATACCGGCACGCTTACCTGTGGACCACGCACGAATTACATGCTGCGTCTTCCCTTTATCAGCGGCACGGATTCAGATTAACGGAAGAAAAAAAGTCCACCGCATTCGGCAAACCATTGCGGGAACAGCGGTATGATCTTTCAATATAA
- a CDS encoding AAA domain-containing protein has protein sequence MRTTDLSQFLQTAFQHGAYTTDDIIATVLPLFNTVQSIHDAGMVAPFDHDDIIQAQGRTLTIDTAIAHPGQEAQDKLDALTGSQHPHFRVVDKVKVLADDNGSFSLLVHKDLQQPLRHAAYIPGYRSYEMLLGHHDEQTDIFCLGLVLASVAFGLDLRTPEGLDAFVAQRAHPLRFARIHPAVGTLITEMTALHRAERTQDLQEAIRRLEHYRDFDPEKQIDLAQVAGWVHHERKERQAFILNKLRNRLFDVSRRNRLLYYKPNARFVNLTLGSVPMVLHHQSIRPDLLFTWNEGIAGHVIGMKDLVLNKYLRFEDHIYLPSVLNKVRLEAQRDVQEYGFSQLKLVVAFLRWHNLSEEGEKEESIFSPLLLIPVSLKKRKQVGGDQYVLSITDNNAEVNPVLANQLRELYGITLPDMVDLEEMSVTQFYQLLQLQIEGANRGIVLQYTDKPGIRLIYKEARDTVNQYHQKLQKAPLPAPEDQELFQIAAETENPYRWDFDTCHIVLGNFNYKKMSLVRDYNAVIDQPQQHAVFEQLFSAQPKPVEETATPSPALPEEWFHVIQADPTQARAILQARKGESYIIQGPPGTGKSQTITNLIADFVARGKQVLFICEKRAALDVVYHRLKQQGLDELCCYIHDSQADKRAFIKDLKLTYEAFLQKGPDLHSISVKRNALLHTLQQQLQLLQEFHDTHAQEQEHAGIAVRALMERLLALKPLLRPLDPVEEEKVPHYRQWIAHGHVVELLGEALEESGADPVFAAHPLSRVHEQVFAAEHPHTLLDKLVSGCQSLLSVVEEVIKANDLEVQTLDTLKQLAVQATLLLPLAESNNLQLVDPEHPEAQAFEREVKLCRSMQRMLDEAMQQNIHWTQKTGEQDTLQAIAIAAKHENSFWRFLSGDWRRLQKQLTTRYDWSQHTVKPPLSSILALLKAEHDAAGQLAGKRRSIQLERGIDNIDLTWLSIERLRTRLADPSLQYLLQHPQAKQAVVALARLQDTLYRLEQQLQQTFQDPPLQHLLSLRDELESIRLNAPALEDLLPALGNYTGMPDALKQALRSLPWTPGELEAGMAHHTLKQLYQFNKPFANTGSQVIGQAVEKVKHCYGQLLDLNAAFIRADIRRRFLQHVQPGHAADEEARLYAEGRKILENEFAKSMRHKSIRELTSRSSGLVLKDLKPVWLMSPLSVSDSLPLDQPFFDAVIFDEASQITLEEGVPSLYRAPQTIIVGDDRQMPPTDFFTAKAGDPDDLERDEEEDELLSADADSLLTQGARKMSSVMLGWHYRSHSETLISYSNHAFYGASLLTIPDRSIHSSEKPPISITAPSDALFTHKALFDRSISFHHLPGGTYAKRGNSAEAAYIAHLVRELLLKQTAESIGIVAFSQEQQHAITTALETVAAGDRKFEALLDEAMERTENGQFTGLFVKNLENVQGDERDIIIMSVCYAPDPRGKMAMHFGPINKKGGEKRLNVIFSRAKKHMAVVSSIRHQQITNVYNAGAGYLRRFLHYAEAVSTGNMEQARHILEGLATEKPSGYGAVDTVILREIREQLEARGFTVSEQVGQSGFRCSLAVKAKPDDGIFALSILVDDDNYYRHSNVLEQYYQRPAMLESFGWKTMTVYAKDWLQQPQRVMEDILRRLGQAPETVPLTEIVAAPAGTTRMTLGEKFWEVVVNGPKLFIRQGKNGTKGQIQVKSCIDEADAEKEKDKLVKEKRDAGWNIPAPLQADQP, from the coding sequence TTGAGAACAACAGATCTTTCGCAGTTCCTGCAGACTGCTTTTCAGCACGGAGCCTATACAACAGACGATATTATCGCTACCGTATTGCCCTTGTTCAACACGGTGCAGTCCATTCACGATGCCGGTATGGTCGCGCCGTTTGACCATGACGATATTATTCAGGCTCAAGGCCGTACGCTCACCATCGATACCGCTATTGCGCATCCCGGGCAGGAGGCGCAGGACAAACTGGATGCCCTCACCGGCAGCCAGCATCCGCATTTCCGGGTGGTGGACAAAGTAAAGGTACTGGCGGACGACAACGGTTCCTTCAGCCTGCTGGTGCATAAAGACCTGCAGCAACCCCTGCGGCATGCGGCGTACATTCCGGGATATAGAAGTTATGAAATGCTGCTCGGCCATCATGATGAGCAGACGGATATTTTCTGCCTCGGTCTCGTGCTGGCCAGCGTGGCGTTCGGCCTCGATCTGCGGACACCGGAGGGACTGGATGCATTTGTCGCGCAACGCGCCCATCCCCTGCGTTTTGCCCGTATCCATCCTGCCGTAGGTACGCTCATCACGGAAATGACGGCATTACATCGCGCGGAACGCACGCAGGACTTGCAGGAGGCCATACGGCGACTGGAACATTACCGTGATTTCGATCCGGAGAAACAGATCGATCTGGCACAGGTGGCCGGCTGGGTCCATCATGAGCGCAAAGAGCGGCAGGCCTTCATCCTCAACAAGCTCCGCAACCGCCTGTTCGATGTCAGCCGCAGGAACCGCCTGCTTTACTACAAACCCAATGCTCGCTTCGTGAACCTTACGCTGGGGAGTGTGCCCATGGTGCTGCATCACCAGAGCATCCGCCCGGACCTGCTTTTTACCTGGAATGAAGGGATCGCGGGGCATGTCATTGGCATGAAAGACCTGGTGCTGAACAAATATCTCCGCTTCGAAGATCATATCTACCTGCCTTCCGTATTGAACAAAGTGCGGCTGGAAGCGCAGCGTGACGTGCAGGAATACGGGTTCAGCCAGCTAAAGCTCGTAGTGGCCTTCCTGCGCTGGCACAACCTCAGCGAAGAGGGAGAAAAAGAAGAAAGCATCTTCAGCCCCCTCCTGCTCATTCCGGTATCATTGAAAAAGAGAAAACAGGTTGGCGGCGATCAGTATGTACTGAGCATTACGGACAACAATGCCGAGGTCAATCCCGTGCTGGCCAACCAGCTGCGCGAGTTGTACGGCATCACGCTGCCGGATATGGTTGACCTCGAAGAGATGAGCGTGACGCAATTCTACCAGCTGTTGCAGTTGCAGATCGAAGGGGCCAACCGCGGCATTGTGCTGCAGTACACGGACAAGCCGGGCATCCGGCTGATATACAAGGAAGCGCGGGATACCGTGAATCAATATCATCAGAAACTGCAAAAAGCGCCGTTGCCGGCGCCGGAAGACCAGGAGCTGTTCCAGATCGCCGCGGAAACGGAGAACCCCTACCGCTGGGATTTCGACACCTGTCACATTGTGCTGGGCAATTTCAACTACAAGAAGATGAGCCTGGTGCGCGATTACAATGCCGTGATCGATCAGCCGCAACAGCATGCCGTATTTGAGCAGCTCTTCAGCGCACAGCCAAAGCCGGTGGAAGAAACCGCAACGCCATCCCCGGCGCTGCCGGAAGAATGGTTCCATGTGATACAGGCAGATCCCACACAGGCCAGGGCCATTCTGCAAGCCAGAAAAGGGGAAAGCTACATCATCCAGGGCCCTCCCGGCACCGGGAAAAGCCAGACCATCACCAATCTCATTGCGGATTTCGTGGCCCGAGGCAAACAGGTGCTGTTCATCTGTGAGAAAAGGGCTGCGCTGGATGTGGTATATCACCGCCTGAAACAACAGGGACTGGATGAGCTGTGCTGCTATATTCACGACAGCCAGGCGGATAAACGCGCCTTTATTAAAGACCTGAAGCTGACTTACGAAGCGTTCCTGCAAAAGGGGCCGGACCTTCACAGTATCAGCGTGAAGCGGAACGCGCTGCTGCATACCCTTCAGCAACAACTTCAATTGCTGCAGGAATTTCACGATACGCATGCGCAGGAACAGGAACATGCCGGTATTGCCGTGCGTGCCCTTATGGAGCGATTGCTGGCCCTGAAGCCGCTGCTGCGCCCGCTGGACCCTGTGGAGGAAGAAAAAGTACCGCATTACCGGCAATGGATCGCGCACGGGCATGTTGTGGAACTGCTGGGCGAAGCGCTGGAAGAAAGCGGCGCGGACCCGGTATTCGCCGCACACCCGCTTAGCAGGGTGCATGAACAGGTGTTTGCGGCGGAACATCCGCATACGTTGCTGGACAAACTCGTCAGCGGCTGTCAATCATTATTATCGGTTGTGGAAGAAGTGATCAAGGCGAACGATCTGGAAGTGCAAACCCTGGATACGCTGAAACAGCTGGCCGTGCAGGCCACGCTCCTGCTGCCATTGGCGGAAAGCAACAACCTGCAGCTGGTTGATCCTGAACACCCGGAAGCACAAGCCTTCGAGCGGGAAGTGAAACTTTGCCGGTCCATGCAGCGGATGCTTGACGAAGCCATGCAGCAGAACATACATTGGACACAAAAAACCGGTGAGCAGGATACCTTGCAGGCCATAGCCATTGCCGCAAAACACGAGAACAGTTTCTGGCGGTTCCTTTCCGGCGACTGGCGCAGGCTGCAAAAACAATTGACAACGCGGTACGACTGGTCGCAACACACGGTAAAACCGCCGCTGAGCAGCATACTGGCGTTGCTGAAAGCGGAACATGATGCCGCCGGACAACTGGCCGGAAAACGCCGCAGCATACAACTTGAACGCGGGATCGACAATATCGATCTCACCTGGCTGTCCATCGAAAGGCTACGCACACGCCTGGCTGATCCCTCCCTGCAATACCTGTTGCAGCATCCGCAGGCAAAGCAGGCGGTGGTGGCGCTTGCCAGGTTGCAGGACACCCTGTACCGGCTGGAGCAGCAGCTGCAGCAGACCTTTCAGGACCCGCCCCTACAACACCTCCTCTCCTTGCGGGACGAACTGGAAAGCATCCGCCTGAACGCGCCGGCACTGGAAGACCTGCTGCCCGCGCTGGGCAATTACACCGGCATGCCGGATGCGCTGAAACAGGCGCTCCGCAGCCTTCCCTGGACGCCGGGAGAACTGGAAGCCGGCATGGCGCACCACACCCTCAAACAACTCTACCAGTTCAACAAACCATTCGCCAACACCGGCAGCCAGGTGATCGGGCAGGCCGTGGAAAAAGTAAAACATTGTTACGGTCAGTTGCTGGACCTGAATGCCGCATTCATCCGTGCGGATATCCGCCGCCGTTTCCTGCAGCATGTGCAACCCGGCCATGCAGCAGATGAAGAAGCCCGCCTGTATGCGGAAGGCAGGAAAATACTGGAAAACGAATTTGCCAAAAGCATGCGGCACAAAAGCATCCGGGAACTGACTTCCCGCAGCAGCGGCCTGGTACTGAAAGACCTGAAGCCCGTGTGGCTGATGAGCCCGCTGAGCGTGAGCGACAGCCTGCCGCTGGACCAGCCGTTCTTTGATGCCGTGATCTTTGACGAAGCCAGCCAGATCACCCTGGAAGAAGGCGTGCCATCCCTCTACCGCGCACCGCAAACGATCATTGTGGGAGACGACCGGCAGATGCCGCCAACCGATTTCTTCACCGCCAAAGCCGGTGACCCGGATGACCTGGAAAGGGATGAGGAAGAGGACGAGCTGCTGAGCGCCGATGCGGACAGCCTCCTTACACAAGGCGCCCGCAAAATGAGCAGTGTTATGCTGGGATGGCATTACCGCAGCCATTCGGAAACCCTCATCAGCTACAGCAACCACGCTTTCTACGGCGCCAGCCTGCTCACGATACCGGACAGAAGCATCCACAGCAGCGAAAAACCGCCGATCAGCATTACTGCGCCTTCCGATGCCCTGTTCACCCATAAAGCATTGTTCGACCGCAGCATCAGCTTTCATCATCTGCCCGGCGGCACTTACGCCAAAAGAGGGAACAGCGCCGAAGCCGCTTATATCGCCCATCTTGTGCGGGAGCTGTTGCTGAAACAAACGGCGGAAAGCATTGGTATTGTGGCCTTCAGCCAGGAGCAGCAGCATGCCATCACTACCGCGTTGGAAACAGTGGCTGCGGGCGACCGGAAATTTGAGGCGCTGCTGGACGAGGCCATGGAACGTACTGAAAACGGCCAGTTCACCGGGCTTTTCGTCAAGAACCTCGAAAACGTCCAGGGCGATGAACGGGATATCATCATCATGAGCGTATGTTATGCACCCGACCCCCGGGGCAAAATGGCCATGCACTTCGGCCCCATCAACAAAAAAGGCGGCGAAAAAAGGCTGAACGTGATCTTCAGCAGAGCCAAAAAACACATGGCCGTAGTGAGCAGCATCCGGCATCAGCAGATCACGAACGTATATAATGCGGGAGCTGGTTATCTGCGGCGTTTCCTTCACTACGCCGAAGCGGTCAGCACCGGCAATATGGAGCAGGCGCGCCACATCCTGGAGGGACTGGCTACGGAAAAACCTTCCGGTTATGGCGCTGTTGACACGGTTATCCTTCGGGAGATCCGGGAACAGCTGGAAGCGCGGGGCTTTACAGTGTCTGAACAGGTAGGCCAGTCCGGTTTCCGTTGTTCGCTGGCTGTAAAAGCGAAACCGGATGACGGGATATTTGCCCTGAGCATTTTGGTGGATGACGACAATTACTACCGCCACAGCAATGTGCTGGAGCAATACTACCAGCGCCCCGCCATGCTCGAAAGTTTCGGCTGGAAGACCATGACGGTTTATGCGAAAGACTGGCTGCAGCAGCCGCAGCGCGTTATGGAGGATATCCTGCGGCGGTTGGGACAGGCGCCGGAAACCGTACCGTTAACAGAGATCGTTGCGGCCCCCGCAGGCACTACCCGGATGACGCTTGGAGAGAAATTCTGGGAAGTGGTGGTCAATGGCCCAAAGCTGTTCATCCGGCAGGGGAAGAACGGCACGAAGGGGCAGATACAGGTGAAAAGCTGCATCGATGAGGCGGATGCGGAGAAGGAAAAGGATAAACTGGTGAAGGAAAAGAGAGATGCGGGATGGAATATCCCCGCTCCGCTACAGGCTGATCAGCCTTGA
- a CDS encoding exonuclease domain-containing protein, with translation MYAIVDIETTGGYASAGSITEIAIYIHDGHQIVQQFETLVNPHQPIPRYIQALTGITDDMVEQAPPFEDVAEEVFNLLKDNIFIAHNVNFDYSFLRHQLDACGYRLQSKKLCTVRLSRKIFPGFPSYSLGNICRSLHINLVNRHRAAGDALATVQLFERLLSADNNGTIAAALTTRSKERWLPLHLPQEQVADLPSTPGVYYFHDQKGKVVYVGKAKNIRKRVTSHFTGNNANRQRQEFVRNIHSISFEKTGTELMAFILESIEIRRLWPIYNNAQKRIESRYGFYVFEDQQGYMRLAIEKRRKYTTPVFAFNMLTEGHQRLRTLVRDFKLCPKLCFLQTSQDTCTGVEEKTCKGACEKKETPKKYNLRVQKAVAHLLAEQPSFMIVDSGREATEQSCILMEKGRFYGMGYVPRDVPVSEAETLKDWLTQYPENEFILNLLRQYAGTNSSRLISL, from the coding sequence ATGTACGCGATCGTAGATATTGAAACAACAGGGGGGTATGCCAGCGCCGGCAGCATTACCGAAATCGCCATCTATATTCATGATGGCCACCAGATCGTACAGCAATTCGAAACGCTGGTGAATCCCCATCAACCCATCCCGCGTTACATCCAGGCGCTGACGGGCATAACGGACGACATGGTGGAGCAAGCTCCTCCCTTTGAAGATGTTGCGGAAGAAGTGTTCAACCTGCTGAAAGACAATATTTTCATCGCGCATAACGTCAATTTCGATTATTCTTTCCTGCGTCATCAGCTGGATGCCTGCGGTTACCGCCTGCAAAGCAAGAAGCTCTGCACCGTGCGCCTCAGCCGCAAGATCTTCCCGGGATTCCCGTCCTACAGCCTTGGCAATATCTGCCGTTCCCTGCACATCAACCTGGTGAACCGTCACCGCGCCGCCGGTGATGCACTGGCTACCGTACAGCTGTTTGAAAGACTGTTGTCGGCCGACAACAACGGGACCATTGCGGCTGCACTAACAACACGGTCAAAGGAAAGATGGCTACCGCTGCATCTCCCGCAGGAACAGGTGGCCGATCTGCCATCCACCCCGGGGGTGTACTATTTTCATGATCAGAAAGGGAAAGTGGTGTACGTTGGCAAGGCTAAGAATATCAGAAAACGGGTGACCAGCCACTTTACCGGCAACAACGCCAACCGCCAGCGGCAGGAATTCGTGCGGAACATACACAGCATCTCCTTCGAGAAAACCGGTACGGAACTGATGGCGTTCATCCTCGAATCCATCGAGATACGGCGGTTATGGCCGATCTACAACAATGCGCAGAAACGGATCGAATCCAGATACGGTTTTTATGTGTTTGAGGACCAGCAGGGATATATGCGGCTGGCCATTGAAAAACGCCGCAAATACACCACTCCGGTGTTTGCCTTCAATATGCTGACGGAAGGGCATCAGCGGCTGCGTACACTGGTGCGGGATTTCAAGTTATGCCCCAAGCTGTGTTTTTTGCAAACCAGCCAGGATACCTGCACCGGCGTTGAAGAAAAAACATGCAAAGGCGCCTGCGAGAAAAAGGAAACGCCGAAAAAATACAATCTCCGCGTACAAAAGGCCGTGGCGCATCTGTTAGCGGAGCAACCCTCATTCATGATCGTGGACAGCGGGCGGGAAGCCACCGAACAAAGCTGTATCCTGATGGAGAAAGGGCGGTTCTATGGCATGGGATATGTACCGCGCGATGTGCCGGTATCCGAAGCGGAAACGCTCAAAGACTGGCTGACGCAATACCCGGAAAATGAGTTCATCCTCAACCTGCTCCGCCAGTATGCCGGCACAAATTCATCAAGGCTGATCAGCCTGTAG
- a CDS encoding heme ABC transporter ATP-binding protein produces MLEIDHISLRLGGRPILDNVQFRANDGELCVLMGANGAGKSTLLKAIAGEYPHYEGNIRLHGQELRQRSIKDQATGRAVLSQQISLQLPFTVMQVVMMGRFVYGQENAALDKAIMLYALELLQVADLKDRNYLTLSGGQQQRVQMARVLAQLLEVPDLEGADYKGRKMLLLDEPVTGMDIRHQQLSLQLAARLAQKGVLVVAVLHDFQLAAAYAQNIVLLHRGTVYKQGRPETVLTEPVIQHCFGVPVQVLSHPQYPYPLIVAGMPDQNSHSYNHHIMETTTNNSLKEQWIQFREQNPKNRIRDAARKLNATEGQLVAAFTGDCVTALQNDFRNILPRMPRLGRVMVLTRNESCVIERKGIFEEVNVENKHVGLVLGKDIDLRMFLSHWAYGFALTDDETAGFKRSVQVFDAQGEAVIKIFAQPETDMAAWEQLVKDFTAAEQSTSIAITPAPAPRPDAAEIDKAAFLEDWAALKDTHDFFPMLAKYKAGRQQALEIGEGRFTRRVDNGVIKAMLEDAAESGLEIMVFVGNHGNIEIHTGPVKKILEIPGWINVMDPDFNLHLRLDDVARCWVVEKPSVDGTVTSIEVFDAGGEMIVQFFGKRKPGNPELQAWRDLVAKFRAYPEVLQA; encoded by the coding sequence ATGCTGGAGATCGATCACATATCACTACGCCTGGGCGGAAGGCCGATACTGGATAATGTTCAGTTCCGGGCGAATGACGGTGAGCTCTGCGTGCTGATGGGCGCCAATGGCGCCGGAAAAAGCACCCTGCTCAAAGCCATCGCGGGAGAGTACCCGCATTACGAGGGCAATATCCGCCTGCACGGGCAGGAGCTGCGGCAGCGGTCCATTAAAGATCAGGCCACGGGCAGAGCGGTATTAAGCCAGCAGATCAGCCTGCAGCTTCCCTTTACCGTTATGCAGGTGGTGATGATGGGCCGGTTCGTATATGGGCAGGAGAATGCCGCGCTGGATAAAGCCATTATGCTGTACGCGCTGGAATTGTTGCAGGTAGCAGACCTGAAGGACAGGAATTATCTCACCCTGTCCGGCGGTCAGCAACAGCGGGTGCAGATGGCGCGCGTACTGGCGCAATTGCTGGAAGTGCCGGACCTGGAAGGGGCGGATTACAAGGGAAGGAAAATGCTGCTGCTGGATGAGCCGGTTACGGGCATGGATATACGTCATCAGCAGCTGTCCCTGCAACTGGCCGCCCGGCTGGCCCAAAAAGGCGTGCTGGTGGTAGCCGTGCTGCACGACTTCCAGCTGGCGGCGGCATATGCGCAAAACATCGTGCTGCTGCACCGGGGAACGGTGTACAAACAGGGCAGGCCGGAAACGGTGTTGACAGAACCGGTCATACAGCATTGCTTCGGTGTGCCGGTGCAGGTACTGTCACATCCGCAATATCCTTATCCCCTGATAGTGGCCGGTATGCCGGATCAAAACAGCCATTCATACAATCATCATATTATGGAAACAACGACCAATAACTCCCTGAAAGAACAATGGATACAGTTCCGGGAACAAAACCCCAAAAACCGTATCCGCGATGCTGCCCGTAAATTGAATGCCACAGAGGGCCAGCTGGTAGCCGCTTTCACCGGCGACTGCGTAACGGCATTGCAAAATGATTTCCGGAATATACTGCCGCGCATGCCCCGGCTGGGCCGCGTCATGGTGCTGACCCGCAATGAAAGTTGTGTGATCGAGCGGAAGGGTATTTTTGAGGAAGTCAATGTAGAGAACAAACACGTTGGCCTTGTGCTGGGAAAAGATATTGACCTGCGCATGTTCCTTAGCCATTGGGCATATGGTTTTGCACTGACGGATGATGAAACCGCAGGTTTCAAACGGTCGGTACAGGTGTTTGATGCCCAGGGCGAAGCCGTGATCAAGATATTCGCCCAGCCGGAAACGGATATGGCCGCATGGGAACAGCTGGTAAAGGATTTTACCGCGGCGGAACAGTCAACCTCCATCGCCATTACCCCGGCCCCGGCACCACGGCCTGATGCCGCGGAAATCGACAAAGCGGCCTTCCTGGAAGACTGGGCTGCGCTGAAGGATACGCATGATTTCTTCCCCATGCTGGCGAAATATAAAGCCGGCCGCCAGCAGGCGCTGGAGATAGGGGAAGGCAGGTTTACCCGCCGGGTAGATAATGGCGTGATCAAAGCAATGCTGGAAGATGCTGCCGAAAGCGGACTGGAGATCATGGTTTTCGTAGGCAATCACGGCAATATTGAAATACATACCGGTCCCGTTAAAAAGATCCTTGAAATTCCGGGATGGATCAATGTGATGGACCCGGATTTCAACCTGCATCTGCGGCTGGACGATGTGGCCCGGTGCTGGGTGGTGGAAAAACCCTCCGTGGATGGTACCGTTACCTCCATTGAAGTGTTCGATGCCGGCGGCGAAATGATCGTACAGTTCTTCGGCAAACGCAAGCCCGGAAATCCCGAGCTGCAGGCCTGGCGTGACCTTGTGGCGAAATTCCGGGCCTATCCGGAGGTACTGCAGGCATAA
- a CDS encoding iron ABC transporter permease, with the protein MEKRTGLIVLMSISLLLVIVMATGTGALSIKPLQVVAILLEKLGLRIPVAYDDNMPAILWMIRLPRVILAVLIGAGLAVAGAALQGLFRNPLADPTLIGVSAGASFTAVLMILLQASVPLLRNMYLMNLATFAGAFVTALIVFRISRTAGQAVMTTMLLAGVAINALCNAMTGFLTYNANEEQLRSITFWTLGSLGGASWQTVSGVLPFILIPVLLLPRTAQALNVFALGEREAMHSGVKTAALKTQLIIYATMAVAAGVAVAGIIGFVGLVVPHIIRQIAGPDHRIVVPCSALTGAILLTLADLISRTVAAPAEVPVGIVTALVGTPVFIWLIIKQKKLSLA; encoded by the coding sequence ATGGAGAAAAGAACAGGACTGATCGTCCTCATGAGCATATCATTGCTACTGGTCATCGTTATGGCTACGGGCACCGGCGCCTTGTCCATCAAACCGCTGCAGGTGGTCGCCATCCTGCTCGAAAAACTGGGGCTGCGCATACCGGTAGCTTATGATGATAACATGCCGGCCATTCTGTGGATGATCCGTTTGCCGCGTGTGATCCTGGCCGTGCTGATAGGGGCGGGGCTTGCCGTGGCGGGAGCGGCCTTACAGGGATTGTTCCGCAACCCGCTGGCTGACCCGACGCTGATAGGCGTCAGCGCGGGCGCTTCTTTTACCGCCGTGCTGATGATCCTGTTGCAGGCATCCGTGCCATTATTGCGAAACATGTACCTCATGAACCTCGCCACCTTCGCCGGTGCTTTTGTAACCGCATTGATCGTATTCAGGATATCCCGAACGGCCGGTCAGGCGGTGATGACCACCATGCTGCTGGCCGGTGTGGCCATCAACGCGCTGTGCAACGCCATGACGGGGTTTCTCACCTATAACGCCAATGAAGAACAGCTGCGCAGCATTACGTTCTGGACGCTGGGCAGTCTTGGCGGCGCCAGCTGGCAGACCGTTTCCGGGGTATTGCCTTTTATATTGATACCGGTGCTGCTGTTGCCGCGCACCGCGCAGGCCCTGAACGTTTTTGCACTGGGAGAGCGAGAAGCGATGCACAGCGGCGTGAAAACGGCGGCGCTGAAAACACAGCTGATCATTTATGCCACCATGGCCGTTGCGGCAGGTGTTGCCGTAGCCGGGATCATCGGCTTCGTGGGATTGGTGGTGCCGCATATCATCCGGCAGATCGCCGGGCCGGACCACCGGATCGTAGTGCCCTGCTCGGCGTTGACAGGCGCCATCCTGCTGACGCTGGCGGACCTGATCAGCCGTACCGTAGCCGCACCGGCGGAAGTGCCGGTAGGTATCGTTACGGCACTGGTAGGCACACCGGTATTCATCTGGCTGATCATCAAACAAAAGAAATTATCCTTGGCATAA
- a CDS encoding hemin ABC transporter substrate-binding protein: protein MLNKLRLALLAGVLIASQGFAQAPPRIVSLNGTVTEIVCALGFEKALAGVDVTSTYPASVKALPKVGHNRNISAEPVLALKPGIVISTSNYISQAVLDQIKSVGVKTLLLKQEYSVSGTRSLISQIAAALGVPEKGAELIKKIDQEQLALKVTPAKKKVLFIYARGAGNMMVAGDGTAVKEMINMAGAENAITGFSEYKPLSAEALIGANPDVILMFDTGLESMGGVDGLLKVQGVAQTNAGKNRKVIVMDGQYLTGFGPRVIGAVKELAVKING, encoded by the coding sequence ATGCTCAACAAATTAAGATTAGCGTTGCTGGCCGGTGTACTGATCGCCTCACAGGGATTTGCCCAGGCGCCGCCGCGCATCGTTTCCCTGAACGGTACGGTTACAGAGATCGTGTGTGCCCTTGGTTTTGAAAAGGCCCTGGCGGGCGTGGATGTAACCAGTACTTATCCCGCTTCCGTAAAAGCATTGCCCAAAGTAGGGCATAACCGCAATATTTCCGCGGAGCCAGTGCTGGCGTTAAAACCCGGTATCGTGATCTCCACCTCCAATTATATTTCGCAGGCCGTGCTGGACCAGATCAAAAGTGTAGGCGTAAAAACCCTGCTGCTGAAGCAGGAGTACTCCGTCAGCGGCACCAGGTCGCTCATTTCGCAGATCGCCGCGGCATTGGGGGTACCCGAAAAAGGAGCGGAGCTGATCAAAAAGATCGATCAGGAACAGCTGGCGCTCAAAGTAACACCCGCCAAAAAGAAAGTGCTGTTCATCTATGCCCGCGGCGCCGGTAATATGATGGTGGCCGGCGATGGTACTGCTGTTAAGGAAATGATCAATATGGCCGGAGCGGAGAATGCCATCACCGGTTTTTCAGAATATAAACCGCTGAGCGCCGAGGCATTGATCGGGGCAAACCCTGACGTGATCCTCATGTTCGACACCGGCCTGGAAAGCATGGGCGGTGTGGACGGGCTGCTGAAAGTGCAGGGCGTGGCGCAGACCAATGCCGGGAAAAACAGGAAAGTGATCGTGATGGACGGGCAGTATCTCACCGGTTTCGGGCCGCGGGTGATCGGCGCCGTGAAGGAACTGGCGGTAAAGATCAACGGTTGA